CCTCCATTTTTTATCAGTAATTTTTTAGATGTTCCTTGATTTAATATGTCTAACACTATTTATAAAgcttaacttaaattttaattgatatacaactgtaatattaattaagtgatagtTGTATACAagtaataactttattttacatcaataaaattagtgtaattaaaaaaattaacacaacTTTGTTATGCTaaactttttaactaataattgtaaatttaattttaattatatttatcacaatttttttaattcgagAGTCCTGttcaagtaataactctattttacatcaacaaaattagcacaatttttatttttaaaacactaATATTAACACAACCTTTTTATGTCAAAAGTTTTAACTAATTACAATTATCacaatttttcttatattttatgtttaaagttctattcaactaataattttatttttaaaattagcacaaatttttaactaataattctaaattaaattataattatttctaaagctaatttagtaatatgatagAAAGTGAAAGATATTCTCCTCGGTTCAAAAGTTTTTCCAATTCGTGCTTTTATATACATTATAGATagttttttttgagttaattgcaCATTTGCACCAGACATCCTCGAGATATGATCTCCATTCTAAATTGATCCCCATACTTCAAACTATCGATGTTATATTAATCATGTCTTTCTGTTATTAAAACcgttaatttaaccattaaataacATATCAAATCTTATGTGGCATAATTTAAGATGAAAATTTCAGTAAGAATGTTTAGGGATGCAATTAGAAcgttttaaagtttgaaaactAATTTAGAATGAAAGTTATAGTTTGAGGATGTATagattaattctaatttttatattatttttacaattttaaaataaaattttctattttttatcaattttcaataaatttaattaatatattttgaaaaatcaattcTCTGCTTTatgatatatttgtttaataaaagataaaataaaatttgtccaaaattaaataaattctatttaaaagaataaataattcttctaattttaatggtaatttttgtttttaacatGTTGAATCTAAAGCTatccatttatatatatgtttaaaatttgatatgatCATTTTAAATCTGCTCCATGTCAGATAAAAACACTAGCATTTAACACCTATGTGAATGCTAGGCTAAAAGGACTTGATTGATATGACATTGATATTTAGAGGACTCAATTAGAACATTTTGAATTCTAGAGAGCGATTTAGAATGTTGGTCATAGTTTGGGGATGTAAAGTGAAATTAACCCTTTTCTCTAAGAATAAGAAACTGGGCTTAATGTGGGTTCATGCTCAAGCCCAACCTAGCTTGACAGTGGACCGTTAAGCCACTATTGTTCACTGCTGAACTGACTTCCCAGAAAATCAAACCGCAAAGCCACAGCCCATTAGAAACGCAAAACAAGAGAGAAAGGAAACCGGCGAGGCAAAGTCGAAGGCGGAGAAGCGCCGCAGATGACGGAGCCAAGACGATTGAGAGGTCACAAGGCCACCGCCACTTGCTGTACCGCCTCACGTGACAAGCCCGGCCTCGTCGCCACTTCCGGCGAAGTAACCCCTACACTATTGTTCTTAATCTCCTTCGAGTTTCAATTTTCACTGAAGGTTGTctgttttaataatattacaaaaattaattttttaaattaggatGGTTGCATTTGTTGGTTTGATATGCGATgcaaagatgtgaaatttgttATGGATGTTAGCAATGAACCAATTTCATCCCTTTGCTTCAACTCAggtcattttctatcatttaaaaaaaaaattcttaatgcatttctaattgatttttcttttaattacttattattatttattcttggCATCAAATGCAGGAAATGAGAATATCATCTATGTTTCCACTGGAAATGAGGTCAAGTGCTTTGATGTGCATACGGTAATTTTATATTCCCATGACTGCTTTTGTTTTGATTACATTTGAAATTTGCTTATAAATTGTTCGTTTATAGTTAGCAGATAACTCATGGAAGCCTTTGGAGAGCTATAACTATAATAAAGAGGAGATAAATCAGGTAGAAATTTGAGATTCTTTGGGAAAGAAATTTAAAGATGCTTTAGTTTATGAATTTGTAAAGTTTAGTATGTGTtggcatattatatttttttatgtttatgcagGTTACTTGTAATTCCAGATCATCTTTCCTTGCATCTGCGGATGATGGCGGTGAGATTAAGGTAATTTGATTTTCATTAGTTTAATGGTCTGTCTTATGCtagtaatataaattattattgccATGAAGAATTTATTTCTTGGTTTATTTAACTGATAATGTTAAAACTATCAATGAATAATATATCTAATGTCATACGTGCAGGTTTGTAGTTTTGTTTTCTAGATAgatattgtttgaattttaacattttaacctCGTATGGTCATATATGTTGCAGATCATTGACATTCGTCAGAAACGTATTTTCAAGACATTGAGAGCCGGACATACAAGTGTATCCTTACTCTTTAAGCCATTTGCCTGTTCCTATTGTGTATGATAATTTAATGTCCTGTGATTTATGAACTGAAATTTCCTGGCTCTATATTTCATTTCTGGAAAGTTTCCTTTCGAGCCCTCGTTTTTACAGTGAGACTTTTATTGACTTGCTATTATGGTGATCCGAAATGGGGGGATTAGAAGGTGGTTAGCTATTCATTTCTGGTTGGAGTTAGCTTGAATCTTTATCCTTCTTTCATATCTTTCTCGCCTTAACACATCACAGATTTGCAGCAGTGTTCAGTTCATTCCTTGGAGACCTTGGGAAAGTAGGTCTTTAAGGTTTTATAGTACTCTTTTAAATCTCTAACTTCGTTTTCTCTTAGCTGTCCATTGCAGTTATTCTATTTGAATGAcgattcataatatttttactccATTTTAATGTGGCAGTCGTTACCGGAGGTCTTGATTCGAAGTTTATCATATGGGACTTCTCAAAAGGGTGCCCATCCAAAATTGTGGATTTTGGTATATATGTCTTAAAAATTCTTTGTTTTGTGGTTTTATGGAGGTTCTTCAAATATTAAATGTGTCATATCT
This genomic window from Gossypium raimondii isolate GPD5lz chromosome 10, ASM2569854v1, whole genome shotgun sequence contains:
- the LOC105776705 gene encoding uncharacterized protein LOC105776705, translating into MTEPRRLRGHKATATCCTASRDKPGLVATSGEDGCICWFDMRCKDVKFVMDVSNEPISSLCFNSGNENIIYVSTGNEVKCFDVHTLADNSWKPLESYNYNKEEINQVTCNSRSSFLASADDGGEIKIIDIRQKRIFKTLRAGHTSICSSVQFIPWRPWEIVTGGLDSKFIIWDFSKGCPSKIVDFGLPDMHSGSNAGQCLNPAFVHSVKVPDVDMLDKIGKICVVARGDGVIDVINTESELTATKPKSSTKSRKGTQSKGSDGGVPDENGRKWLHLDYSLGGHTAAVSCMTFSLFGEKGKFLVSGGNDKLVKVWDCSRCLDSWQTGDTNELLHLNINLTKKVNWLCTTPAESDNLVVCDTTKLVKVYTVS